The following coding sequences are from one Anguilla anguilla isolate fAngAng1 chromosome 12, fAngAng1.pri, whole genome shotgun sequence window:
- the LOC118208915 gene encoding uncharacterized protein LOC118208915 isoform X1 — protein MEGRQICHLLWCVLLLLGASINVWASDEAATAPTPKVTNVPEDTVSSTATAKPSPNTIKTTKSATSNSSSDTNNPGSDFPWAKWEAMVAMGLAGLAFAFVVSTVTLALRVRQLKRQVGGSRPSRSNVDLVSGMGYPSASRGGSRSGSREAVGDGHADDGVRMEEVRQTEETGGVGRGESGNGEASRDGSAQTGTASQSVASPAGSSKEDVEVLVVV, from the coding sequence ATGGAGGGTCGCCAGATCTGCCATCTCCTCtggtgtgtgctgctgctcctgGGAGCGTCCATTAATGTGTGGGCATCGGATGAGGCAGCCACAGCCCCGACACCCAAAGTTACAAATGTACCCGAGGACACAGTCAGCAGCACCGCCACCGCCAAGCCATCCCCTAACACGATAAAAACAACCAAGTCCGCAACCTCTAACTCCTCGTCTGACACCAATAACCCCGGAAGTGACTTCCCGTGGGCAAAGTGGGAGGCGATGGTGGCGATGGGCTTAGCTGGGCTGGCCTTCGCCTTTGTGGTCTCCACGGTGACCCTGGCTCTGCGGGTGAGGCAGCTGAAGCGGCAGGTCGGCGGGTCGCGACCCTCCCGGAGCAACGTGGACCTGGTGAGCGGGATGGGCTACCCCAGCGCCTCCCGGGGCGGGTCCAGGTCGGGATCCAGGGAGGCGGTCGGCGACGGACACGCAGACGACGGCGTCaggatggaggaggtgaggcaGACGGAGGAGACAGGAGGGGTAGGCCGGGGGGAGTCTGGAAACGGGGAGGCGTCCAGGGACGGCTCCGCCCAGACCGGCACGGCCAGCCAATCCGTGGCCTCTCCTGCCGGCTCCTCCAAGGAGGACGTTGAGGTTCTCGTGGTAGTATAG
- the LOC118208915 gene encoding uncharacterized protein LOC118208915 isoform X2 gives MEGRQICHLLWCVLLLLGASINVWASDEAATAPTPKVTNVPEDTVSSTATAKPSPNTIKTTKSATSNSSSDTNNPGSDFPWAKWEAMVAMGLAGLAFAFVVSTVTLALRVRQLKRQVGGSRPSRSNVDLVSGMGYPSASRGGSRSGSREAVGDGHADDGVRMEEVL, from the exons ATGGAGGGTCGCCAGATCTGCCATCTCCTCtggtgtgtgctgctgctcctgGGAGCGTCCATTAATGTGTGGGCATCGGATGAGGCAGCCACAGCCCCGACACCCAAAGTTACAAATGTACCCGAGGACACAGTCAGCAGCACCGCCACCGCCAAGCCATCCCCTAACACGATAAAAACAACCAAGTCCGCAACCTCTAACTCCTCGTCTGACACCAATAACCCCGGAAGTGACTTCCCGTGGGCAAAGTGGGAGGCGATGGTGGCGATGGGCTTAGCTGGGCTGGCCTTCGCCTTTGTGGTCTCCACGGTGACCCTGGCTCTGCGGGTGAGGCAGCTGAAGCGGCAGGTCGGCGGGTCGCGACCCTCCCGGAGCAACGTGGACCTGGTGAGCGGGATGGGCTACCCCAGCGCCTCCCGGGGCGGGTCCAGGTCGGGATCCAGGGAGGCGGTCGGCGACGGACACGCAGACGACGGCGTCaggatggaggag GTATTGTAA